Proteins from one Bacteroidota bacterium genomic window:
- a CDS encoding helix-turn-helix transcriptional regulator: MLKLDIHTLCRLHNQPNARAYLNKSGFSYWVSHKFAKNKTNSISLHDLELLCKVFKCTPNDLFEWIPDAQEKDTPDNPLSKLKKSKVEINLNQIPLEHLKEIAKLIREKK, translated from the coding sequence ATGCTGAAATTAGACATACACACACTCTGCCGCCTGCACAACCAGCCTAATGCGCGCGCTTACCTCAATAAAAGTGGCTTTTCCTATTGGGTTTCGCACAAATTTGCCAAAAACAAAACCAATTCCATTTCGCTTCATGATTTAGAACTGCTGTGCAAAGTATTCAAGTGCACTCCCAACGATTTATTTGAATGGATTCCAGATGCTCAGGAAAAAGATACCCCCGATAACCCGCTGTCTAAACTTAAAAAATCAAAAGTTGAAATAAACCTCAACCAGATTCCTTTGGAACATCTGAAAGAAATAGCCAAACTCATCAGAGAGAAAAAGTAA
- a CDS encoding DUF4907 domain-containing protein, with protein MKKYFIFLPAILFLFSCSNGKEEANKETKDSVSEAKSENPMSMEEKEMKEMQEAQKNKKPADNPYKNAKIDIQVFNNDTVKQDPKLTGFGYNILIYDAVYNHQPHIPAINGMRGFHTKEQAHKAAELVVYKIKNNIMPPSLSPQELDSIGSLK; from the coding sequence ATGAAAAAATATTTTATTTTTCTCCCTGCAATCCTCTTCCTGTTTTCATGCAGCAACGGCAAAGAGGAAGCCAATAAAGAGACCAAAGATTCTGTTTCTGAAGCCAAGTCAGAAAATCCCATGTCAATGGAAGAAAAAGAAATGAAGGAAATGCAGGAAGCGCAGAAAAATAAAAAACCTGCAGACAACCCTTACAAGAACGCGAAGATTGACATACAGGTTTTCAATAATGATACGGTGAAGCAAGATCCTAAACTTACGGGATTCGGCTACAACATCTTAATCTATGATGCAGTGTATAATCACCAGCCGCATATTCCGGCTATCAATGGAATGCGAGGTTTTCATACAAAAGAACAGGCGCACAAAGCCGCTGAACTGGTGGTATATAAAATCAAGAACAATATTATGCCTCCGAGTTTGAGCCCGCAGGAACTGGATAGCATAGGCTCTCTTAAGTAG
- a CDS encoding SRPBCC domain-containing protein, which yields MKTKTIKQTVAFNVSPQEVYDALMDSKKHSTFTGAKAVISKNVGGKYYAYDGYHGGVNLELKPGEKIVQSWHAQNWEKGHFAKATFRFSKIKGGTRLVFTHSGVPESDHQAIIKGWKEYYWNPMKEYFGKKK from the coding sequence ATGAAAACAAAAACAATAAAACAAACAGTTGCTTTTAATGTGTCGCCACAAGAAGTATACGATGCATTGATGGATTCAAAGAAACACAGCACATTTACTGGAGCAAAAGCAGTCATCAGTAAAAATGTAGGTGGAAAATATTATGCTTATGACGGTTATCACGGAGGCGTGAATCTTGAATTGAAGCCGGGGGAAAAAATTGTTCAGTCGTGGCATGCGCAGAATTGGGAAAAGGGACATTTCGCAAAAGCAACTTTTCGGTTCAGTAAAATTAAAGGAGGAACACGTCTGGTGTTCACCCATTCCGGAGTTCCGGAATCCGATCATCAAGCAATCATTAAGGGATGGAAAGAATATTACTGGAATCCTATGAAAGAATACTTCGGCAAGAAAAAATAG
- a CDS encoding 2-C-methyl-D-erythritol 2,4-cyclodiphosphate synthase — MKIRVGFGYDVHPLKEGNDFWLGGIKIPHTKGAVGHSDADTLIHAICDSLLGAANLGDIGTHFPNTSDEFKNIDSKILLKKVVALLKKEGYEIGNVDCTLCLETPKIMPYVPDMKKILAETMKMPLKNISIKATTTEKLGFVGREEGVCAYAVCLLMGY, encoded by the coding sequence ATGAAGATACGCGTTGGTTTCGGTTATGATGTGCACCCGCTGAAAGAAGGAAATGATTTCTGGCTCGGAGGAATAAAAATTCCGCATACAAAAGGAGCAGTCGGACATTCAGATGCCGACACATTGATTCATGCCATTTGCGATTCGCTGCTAGGCGCTGCCAATCTGGGCGACATCGGCACGCATTTTCCAAACACTTCGGATGAATTCAAAAATATTGACAGCAAAATACTTTTGAAAAAAGTTGTTGCGCTCCTGAAAAAAGAAGGATACGAAATCGGAAATGTAGATTGCACGCTTTGCCTTGAAACGCCCAAGATAATGCCCTACGTTCCCGATATGAAAAAAATTCTTGCGGAGACGATGAAAATGCCTCTCAAGAATATTTCCATCAAAGCCACCACTACTGAAAAGCTCGGGTTTGTTGGACGTGAAGAAGGTGTTTGCGCCTATGCCGTTTGCCTGCTGATGGGTTATTGA
- a CDS encoding DUF4286 family protein, translating into MYIYNVTVTIESDIHDAWLKWMKEVHVPDVMRTGFFVENKICKLITEGSEITYAIQYTFRKMDDLNAYQHTHAPRLQKEHAEKFKDKFASFRTILEII; encoded by the coding sequence ATGTATATCTATAATGTAACGGTTACGATTGAATCTGACATCCATGATGCATGGCTGAAGTGGATGAAAGAAGTCCATGTGCCTGATGTGATGCGTACAGGATTTTTTGTTGAGAATAAAATCTGTAAACTGATAACTGAAGGATCAGAAATCACGTATGCAATTCAATACACGTTCCGCAAGATGGATGATTTGAATGCCTATCAACACACCCACGCTCCGCGATTACAGAAAGAACACGCTGAAAAATTCAAAGACAAGTTCGCCTCCTTCCGAACCATTCTTGAAATCATCTGA
- the rsmA gene encoding 16S rRNA (adenine(1518)-N(6)/adenine(1519)-N(6))-dimethyltransferase RsmA, whose amino-acid sequence MSNIVSPKKHLGQHFLRDENIAKKIVSSLSRKDDYKTVVEVGAGTGVLTKYLLQEKDFETYVVEVDRESIAFLKKNFPQSEGRIIEKDFLDFMPEWLPSTINPVGNISYGVNHQPLAIIGNFPYNISSQILFKVLEYKNQIPEVVGMFQKEVAERIASPPGNKTYGILSVLMQAFYKIEFLFTVNPQVFNPPPKVKSAVIRLTRNDVKKLDCDEELFFQVVKAGFNQRRKTLRNAVGAKFNVKNLESELLNKRAEQLSVNDFVALTQLIST is encoded by the coding sequence ATGTCGAATATTGTTTCTCCCAAAAAGCATCTCGGACAACATTTTCTAAGGGATGAGAACATCGCTAAAAAAATTGTCAGCTCACTTTCCAGAAAAGATGATTATAAAACTGTCGTAGAAGTTGGTGCGGGCACAGGCGTTCTGACAAAATATCTTCTGCAGGAAAAAGATTTTGAAACGTATGTTGTTGAAGTTGACAGAGAGTCAATTGCATTCCTTAAAAAAAACTTTCCTCAATCAGAAGGAAGAATAATTGAAAAGGATTTTTTAGACTTTATGCCTGAGTGGCTTCCATCAACCATCAACCCCGTTGGAAATATTTCCTACGGGGTCAACCATCAGCCATTAGCCATCATTGGGAATTTCCCATACAACATTTCCTCACAGATTCTTTTCAAAGTGCTGGAATATAAAAATCAGATTCCTGAAGTGGTGGGAATGTTTCAGAAAGAAGTAGCAGAACGAATCGCCTCACCGCCAGGAAATAAAACGTATGGAATCCTCAGTGTGCTGATGCAGGCGTTTTACAAAATTGAATTCCTGTTTACAGTAAACCCGCAGGTATTCAATCCTCCACCCAAAGTAAAATCGGCTGTTATTCGTCTGACAAGAAATGATGTGAAGAAATTAGATTGCGATGAAGAATTATTTTTTCAGGTAGTAAAAGCAGGATTCAATCAGCGAAGAAAAACTTTGCGAAATGCAGTCGGTGCAAAGTTTAATGTGAAAAATTTGGAATCAGAACTCCTGAACAAACGAGCCGAACAACTTTCAGTAAATGATTTTGTAGCTCTGACTCAACTAATTTCTACTTAA
- the porV gene encoding type IX secretion system outer membrane channel protein PorV — protein MKIIKTRQILPLLFISVAGSISIPEKTFAQQLTTDQLLGQLNTITTAVPFLLIAPDSRAGAMGDAGVASSPDANSMHWNPSKYAFVKKQTGISISYTPWLRALVPDINLAYLSGYYKMKKNGTVAASLRYFSLGDITFTDIVGNTIGQFRPNEFAVDMGYGTKLGNHFSGGGAIRYIHSNLTGNITVQNSATHSGNSVAADVSGYYQGDEKEISGKQSIWRFGANISNIGAKISYSDQGEKDFIPINMKLGSSLHMQLDDYNEVSFLLDINKLLVPTPDSTGDSQSKSVVSGMIGSFSDAPAGFKEELREINIGGGFEYWYAKQFALRAGYFNEPSTKGGRKFITLGLGVKYTVFGLDFAYLIPTEQRHPLQNTLRFTLLFDFDSFKDKDASPGSGDADRKN, from the coding sequence ATGAAAATAATCAAAACCCGTCAGATTCTTCCTCTTCTGTTTATTTCTGTTGCGGGAAGCATTTCTATTCCTGAAAAAACCTTTGCTCAGCAGTTAACCACCGACCAGCTTCTTGGGCAACTGAACACCATTACCACCGCTGTTCCTTTCCTTCTTATTGCTCCTGATTCGCGAGCTGGCGCCATGGGCGATGCTGGCGTTGCTTCTTCACCTGATGCAAACTCCATGCACTGGAATCCATCCAAGTATGCGTTTGTAAAAAAACAAACCGGCATTTCCATTTCTTATACTCCCTGGCTCAGGGCGCTTGTTCCCGATATAAACCTTGCTTATCTTTCCGGATATTATAAAATGAAAAAGAACGGAACTGTTGCCGCTTCGCTCCGTTATTTTTCTCTTGGAGATATTACGTTCACGGATATTGTCGGAAACACAATCGGCCAGTTTCGCCCAAATGAATTTGCAGTTGATATGGGTTATGGCACAAAATTAGGCAACCATTTTTCAGGAGGCGGTGCCATCCGATATATTCATTCGAATCTTACCGGAAACATTACTGTTCAAAATTCGGCAACACATTCAGGAAATTCTGTTGCTGCCGATGTTTCAGGATATTATCAGGGCGATGAAAAAGAAATCAGCGGAAAGCAATCCATCTGGCGCTTTGGAGCTAACATCTCCAACATAGGAGCAAAAATTTCTTACAGCGATCAGGGCGAAAAAGATTTCATCCCCATCAATATGAAACTTGGCTCTTCGCTTCACATGCAGTTGGATGATTACAACGAAGTTTCTTTTCTGCTTGACATTAATAAACTTCTGGTGCCTACACCAGACAGTACTGGAGATTCTCAAAGCAAATCTGTTGTGAGTGGCATGATCGGCTCATTCAGCGATGCTCCTGCGGGTTTCAAAGAGGAATTGCGTGAAATAAATATTGGCGGAGGATTTGAATACTGGTATGCGAAACAGTTTGCCCTGCGCGCAGGATATTTTAATGAGCCCTCCACAAAAGGCGGAAGAAAATTTATTACACTCGGGCTTGGAGTGAAGTACACCGTGTTTGGTCTTGACTTTGCGTATCTCATCCCTACCGAACAGCGCCATCCGCTTCAGAACACACTTCGATTTACTCTTTTGTTCGACTTTGATTCCTTTAAAGATAAAGACGCTTCGCCAGGAAGCGGAGATGCCGACAGAAAAAATTAA